TCTCACGTTTGAGTTTAATAAAAAGGTTCAGCTGATTGGGCTTTGATCCACTACGCATGATTACTTCCTCTCAACTCCAATAGATATAACGAGATCGTGCAAGGTTTGCGAGGAGCTCAACTCAAAATTCAATTTATCTAACTTGGATGTTGGTTACAGGGCGCAACCTTCTCTAATCTTTAGAGAAAATTCAATGGATAACAGGTGGCGAAATCCCAACGGGCGGAAACCGCCCGCTAAAGAGTCTTTTTAAACGTCTCGACCTTATCACAATCAGATTCTAGTCTTGATCGTCTTGACCCGCATCGACATTCACGATCTCACACTGAACTTTTCCGTTCAATACAGTTTCTTTAACTGTAACGAAAACGATGTAGCTGAGATCGTTAAAGTAAATGATGGCTTCATCAGTTCCATCCGTGACGAGTTCCTGCAGATCGAACCCCCCATAGACTTCGGCGGAATCCACAACTCCATTAATGTCACCGTTTTTATCGACGGTGTAATGGAGATCCGCGGCCGGCTGTTCTTTTTCCAAGTAATCTATCACCGCACGCGTACCGGCTTCGATGCACGGCTTGCTGAGGTTGTCCAAGGCTAAAGCCTGCACGGATAGAATCCAAAATGATACAAAAAGTAGAGTTATTCTCATGTCGTCTCCTTCGGGCGAGTGCCCATTTTGAGATAACCTACCCTGCCGAATTGGCCTTGAGGATGAAAACGAGGACCGGATGAAAAAAGGATTTTTGAACCGACCGTAGGGCGGCAAAAAATACAACTACAGAGGCTGACCTTCAACCAATTGCCCAAAATACATCATGGCATCTTCCGCGGCCCAATTGCGAGTGCCCACAATCTTCTTTAAAAGCTTCCCGTTGCGATCAAATATGAAAGACTCTGGTAGCTTGCCTACCTTGAATAAACGCATCAGCTCCTGCTTCTCGTCCCAATACAGGCGAATGTTTGGAGAAGAGTCGAGATCGAAAGCTTTTGCGAAAACGGCAATATCCTCCGTGGAGGAATCCGAAGAGATGGCGATAAACTCGATGTGGTCCTTATAAGCGTTGACCAGTTTCACCATCGAAGGAAATTCTTCAGCGCAGGGTTCGCACCATGTGGCCCAGAAATTAATGATATAGATTTTATTTTTAGGAAGCTCATGAAAGTTGCTCTCGTTGCCCTTCACGTCGACCAATTTAAAGCCGGGGAGCTCAAAAAAGCTGTGATTTTCGAGAAACTCCATCAATTGAAAAGACTCAGGACTCACATCGGTTGTCAATTTGGACGACAATAGCGTCCATCCCGTCATCAAAAATAAAAAAGCCGCCACTGTCACCAGTGCGGCTTTTATTTTTTTCTTCCCCGGTAATACCATCGGAGAAATTACTTCGCGTTAGCGCGTTGAACTCTGCGAGCTTCGCCAGCCATCTTCGTCACTTTACGAACACGAGCTAGAGTCGCTACTGCATTTTTCTTCGTGCGATACTTTTGAGCTTCTGCAGGAGTCATCTCTACGACTTTTTTCTTACGCTTTTCATCTTTCGTTACGACTTTGATCTTACGATCAGCGTAAGTCTTAGCGTCGAAGTCCACGAACTCAATGAATGCCTGAGGAGCGCAATCACCCATACGATTGTTCAACTTAAGAACACGAGTGTAACCACCTGGGCGGTCTTTAAAGCGCACAGAAAGATCTGTAACGATCGTTTCTACCGCGTCTTGGTTCGGATAACGTGCTAACAACAAACGACGTGCGTGAAGAGTTCCTGCCTTACCGA
The DNA window shown above is from Bdellovibrionales bacterium and carries:
- a CDS encoding TlpA family protein disulfide reductase, which gives rise to MVLPGKKKIKAALVTVAAFLFLMTGWTLLSSKLTTDVSPESFQLMEFLENHSFFELPGFKLVDVKGNESNFHELPKNKIYIINFWATWCEPCAEEFPSMVKLVNAYKDHIEFIAISSDSSTEDIAVFAKAFDLDSSPNIRLYWDEKQELMRLFKVGKLPESFIFDRNGKLLKKIVGTRNWAAEDAMMYFGQLVEGQPL
- the rplQ gene encoding 50S ribosomal protein L17; its protein translation is MRHRRKTAYFGRRTQQRQALIKGLVVNLVRDGRIKTTLAKAKELRRHVERAITVGKAGTLHARRLLLARYPNQDAVETIVTDLSVRFKDRPGGYTRVLKLNNRMGDCAPQAFIEFVDFDAKTYADRKIKVVTKDEKRKKKVVEMTPAEAQKYRTKKNAVATLARVRKVTKMAGEARRVQRANAK